The region AAGCATCCCCACTGCTCACATTTAGTCAAACATCCTCTTCTATACGCCAGAGTTAGGAAACTGGCTTCGCAGTCAGCATGAAAGTAATAGCTGCCAAGTGTTAAAGACTGAGTTCTCACTCCATCCGGCAGAACTGATGACTGTTTTAGCCCCCTTCTGATGCTAAATCAGACATGGGGCCTGATGAGAGCAAGAAGAATCATCACCCTTAAGAATTAAGCTTGAGAGGACTGACCAAGTGGAAGAGCTTGAAGAAGTCAATGTTGTCGTACATGCTGtcctcaatggcatgcagcttctGCTGGCTCAGGGTGCACACGGCTTCACACACTCCGCACAGACTGGGGCTGGGGATGTAACGTTCCAGGAGGACTTGACAGCAGGCTAAATCCTTCAACCTTAGGTCTGGCACTCCACTCGCAAACTAGGTAGCAAGGAGcacacaggaaatgacatcaatCAGACCTACCAACTCTGCACAACAATCACATCATTTTGCCCCAATACATACGAGGTAAACAGGCATGCTTAGTTAAAAACACAGCCCTACAGACAAATTTCACCGGCAGCGACAATGGATTTCCAACCTTCAGATACCATATGTCCTGCACCCCGGCCTCCTCAAACAGAACAGGCATTTCAGGGTTTGGAATGGAAAATATTTCATAAAGGATCCAGCTTTcagaaaatgtcagaaaatgatTTGACAGATTTGAAACAACATTCCCAAGCGAAAGCAACAAAATGGAAAGAGCACAGCGTCACATGCAGCCTCAGATGGTTTTGTCAAGATTTTGttatgcatgtgtctgtgtgtactgtgaaaaaaaacctaatacaaaaataaaatcctTGTGTTAAATCTTGCTTTATTGCATAATGTTTCACTGAAACACAAAGCACAAATGTGGGAAAAAATCTCGTTCCCTAGTGTTCTGCCTTTTCAGAAATAAACAGCGCATAATTTCCCTTAAGCGTTGAACTTCATGTAAataacaaaatattaagttacaccataaggcttattataaaaaaaaaaatcaccagagTTTTGTCTCTGTCATTGTTCTCTCTTGCATGTGTAGCGCCCCCGTCAGCCCTCTATGGGGTTGTACACTGTATTAACACTAACCGGGGGGCCCAGGTTTCGTTTGTCCTCTCCCTTTCTAATGCGCTACGATCCAATCAGGGCCTGTGCTAAACTAGCATATGCATCTATGGGCTCTATGTTCAGTGCAATCTTCTCCGTAATACACAATGACGCAGTTAACTTTAAAACATTTACTAAATGACACTAATCAACACCAAACATAatacattcaaaaatattcaaaaacaacaaacatacaagaaccctcagtccctcaggtaCCGGTGGCCCTCAAAACACGCGTCAACTCTGCACCCTGTGCTCCCTGACACAAAGAAGTGAGCCTCAAACAAATTGGCGTTAGTCCCTAAGATTACTGGAGTCTGATCTGGGGTAATTGGGCCCGGGCAAATCAGTGCCAGAACAGACAATGTCTCAGGAGCACCTGTAAACTCTTTTGGGAACTGAACCTCCACCACCACATAGCCTTTGTATGGATAACTGGCTTCACTAAGGCCCCATATGGCTAAACCAGATACAGGGTGGATGGGGACATTAGACAAGTACTGTGCATACCACTTCTCAAAGATAATAGTTACCTGTGACCCACTATccaacagtgctgtacatgggtGACCATTGATCCTAAGCTGCACTGTAGATATGGGCCCTAGTAAACCTTTCGGCACAGAATTTACTGACTTGAACTGTATGGCTTGTTTTTTTACAGAACAATGCAATGCCTCGTTCCCAGATTCTCAGTCACTATTACTATGTTTCTCCCTGGCTCTACGCAGTGAAGCTATCAGTTTAATCACTTCCTTATTTTCTGGATACGTGCACTTCCTAGCTATATGCCCGTTTCCTCCACAACGGTAACAGAAACGGTCAGCCTCTCTCATGCCATATGTCTTGTAAGAAGATGGTGAACTGCCTTCGCTTGAAATCGGTTTGACAGCACTAGCCAAAACCGATCGTCCCCTGACCTCTTCTAATGTCCTTACCTTCTGTTTAAGCCTACTAACTCTCTTCTGCAGTGCAACAACATCTGACCTGTCCTTATCCACAGATAATGGTTCCAAAGGTAAAATTTGTGTCTCCATAGCATCCCTAGTAGCATTAGGATTGCTGCTCATTGCTATTACTTTAGCCTTCAAGGCCTTTAGATCAGCCTTTAACTCCTGCATCTCAAATCTTGACACAACAGAATCCTCTTGAGCTCCAACATTACGAACCCTAACACTTACTCGCTGCCGTGACTTTTCATACTCTTCCTCTTCCCGAATCTCGGTAAGTCAATAAAAGCAGGGGGGTTATTCCTCCTCTCTTTGAGGCACAATTGTAATTACAGCAAATCAGCACCCACTGCTCCTCTGAGTAACTGCTCTACCCTTACCCTATCCATATCCCTTACCAATATTCCTCCTTTCTTTACCACTTTTGCCAGGAAAGGTTCCAGTCTCCTAAAATAATCTGATAATTTCTCACCAGATTTTTGTTGCATAAAACGGAACGCAAAATACAAATCCTCGCCAGATTCTGGTGACCCAAAAGCACTGTTTATAGCTTTCAGGTATTCTTCGGGCTTGGCTTCAGGTTTACTGAATCTCAGAACCCTGATAATCTCTAAAGCAGGGGCCCTCAAACTTTCCAGTATTCTACGCCTCTTTTCTCTATCAGGACAATCACTCTCCTCTACCATCAAAGTTGCCTGCTCAAGCCAATACTCTAAGGGTTCCtcccctgcaggagtgggagtaaTGCCTGAAAAAACCCTGGGGCGGCGGTAACCCTGACCCTCAGACTGACCCTTATAAACCTGTTTTAACAACTCTCCCATTACTTCAAAAAGTGACTCCTCACTGTCCCTTTTAGAACTACTGGCAGCACAATAGCTCCGTAAATCAGCCACCGTTTTCCCTTCAGTCAAGAAGGGACTGCAGAAGGTCCTTCAATTTTTCTGTGAACCCACTTGGAACCATAGGAGCCAGGTTAGCCACTATAATTTTCCACACTTGGGCTCCATCAACATATTTAACTTCCCTGGGGGCAGTCGAGAGTTCCATCTCCTCCGAGCATTCGTACAGGACTATCAGGCAAACGGCCTCTTTACTGTACGTCTTACCTCTCACTCTCATGCGTCCGCAACCCTGAACGCCTTGAAGTACTTCCTCAATTTGCCGACCGGTAACTTCCTCGTCTACTCCAACCACTAAGAAGGCATGGTTAGCCTCAAGACCTTCCCCCAGACACCAACGAACAAGCTCGCCCTGAAACGTTAAATATAACTGGGACTCCATTTGACAAACGCCTGGCAATTTTCTAAAACTGAAGAAGATCACACCTAACTATgagttaattttaataaatgCAACGCATATCCCAGCGGTGCCTCCAATTTATGTAGCGCCCTCTATGGGGTCGTACACTGTATTAACACTAACCGGGGGGCCCTGGTTTCGTTCGTCCTCTCCCTTTCTAATGCGCTGCAATCAGGGCCTGTGCCAAACTAGCATAGGCTATGTTCGGTGCAATCTTCTCCGCAATACACAATGACGCAGTTAACTTTAAAACATTTACTAAATGACACCAAACATAATACATTCAAACATATTCAAAAAGAACAACAAATATACAATAACCCTCAGTCCGGTAGTCCATCAAACACTTAAATATGAAGAAAATTAAAGCAAAGGACCGTGGCAGGCCTGGTTGATGCTTGCGTCCGTAGTGACTACAAACGAAAAGAATGGACGCTTCACTCtgaagagcaaaaacaaaataaataaaaaataatacgcCTACCAGTCCACCCAATTCCAGGCGTGCTCCAAATATCTTTCCTTCATCCCACGGTCTTTCCCTCCCGTAGGGCGAATTTACTCTCCCTCTCCGAAGCGCTGTGCTGGTGATTCTCCGTTGTCCGCAGCTTGTGGCGAGCCCCTCGCAAGACGAGCAGTCCTGCGACTCCCGCTCCAGCCGGCTTCTCTCTCTTGACCGGGTACGCTGGCATTTCTCACCGCTCCACGGCTTGAAACAGTCGCTCACAAGACGAGCAGTCTTGTCcgcttctccttccccgccagtcTTCCTTTTTTCCCGCCAGAGTCTCTCGTTCCCGCCAGTCTCTTGCTCCCGCCCCTTTTCCCGATTGGCGGACATAACAGAACCCAATTAAAGTAAACGGATACAGGAATGTAAAACAACCATGTTCTATTCATACTCCgcagaataaaattaaaaaaagaatcgAACACCGGATTACACATGCGTATGCCTGTTGGGTAAGAGCCTTCCATTAAAAAATTGTCTTAACTGAGAAGGTGTGTCATTCCATCCAGACCGCCCTTTGCATGAGATTGTCTCCGGGTCTCCTGCAACCCAGGCTACTTGGACGATTAATGCATGAATGGATCTAAGGTGCCTTACATCAGTCACAAATATAGTAATAACTACCCACACGAGTCGTTCCGGTATGGCCGCAAGCTAGACGGTCACGTTCGAGCCTGCTCTCTACAACAATCCTGTTTAATCCTTATActtgaaccaaaaaaaaaaaaaaaaaaaaaaaaactcttcgaAACTGTGGAATTGAGGCAAAAATGTCTGGTATTGGAAGAGGCAGTAGAGGAAAGcctaaatcaacaacacaatcCAAATTAACAAACTTTGGAGCGCATGGCACAGAGCAACCAACTAGCAGGGATGCTAACGCTACGAAGGACGCTGATGCCGCTATCACAGAAGCTAACGAGGGTGAAGTGAATAATGAGGCGCCGATTTTACCCAGCAAAGACCAACAGCTCCTAAATATGGCTAAAGATGAAATATTGGGAGAAATACGCAATTTGAAAAGTGAGTTCACCGGAAGATTTGACGGGGTACTTAAAGCTATAGAAGAAACAAGAAAGGAGGTGACTGAATGTACAGAGCGGATGGCTGGGGTAGAGGTGCGTCTGTCTAACGTTGAAGACGAGCAGGTTGACTTGAAAGCGGTGGTCGAGAGCTTACAGACAAGAAACAAACACCTTGAGAACAAAGTGGTCGATATGGAAAATAGATCGCGTTTGAATAATCTGAGGCTGGTGGGTCTCCCTGAAAATTCTGAGGGATTTGACGTGTGCGGTTTTTTGGAGAGTTGGTTGCCAGACGCGCTGGAGCTAAACCCAATGCGTCACCCTTTAGTCCTGGAAAGGGCCCACCGCATCGGACCAAAGAGAGACACCAATACCTCACCGAGAACGGTAATTATGAGATTTCTTAACTACAAGCAGAAAGAAATCGTACTAAGAACTGCCAAATCAAAGAAGAATATCTTTTACAAGAACCAGCGTGTGAAGTTGTTTGCTGATGTCGCTACGGAGGTGCACAGACAGCGCAAGCAGTTCGATGTTGTTCGCGATCAACTACGTAAACTAGGAGTGAGGCATGGCATTCTTTCCCCATCCACGTTGGTGCTGACATATAAGGAGAAAGTCCACAAGTTCACTTCCCCAACGGAGGCCAAACTCTTTGCCCAGAAGATCCAAATGGAAATGGTAGAAGCAGAATGACTTATGTTAATAGGTACTGCCAATGCCAATTACACAGTGTAGGTATTTTGATAAGGCATAACTGAAGTTGCAAATGCAATTACTGTTCAAAAAGGATGGATTACTTGAATACAGTCGCAGGTGAATGTTGGGACAAAAGTTCAGATTCTAGGAATCTAACGATGTTCGCGGTTGGAAGTAGGGTACTTCAGGGTTTCACCCAGCTAGCTGGGTTGGGGGGTTTTGTTGTTGTGATGTTTGTAATGTTTGTAGCTTTTAGTTCTAATGTTCTAATGTGTGTTAACTCTCGGACATATATATTTAGAGCAAAAATAAAACTATTGTATGTTATTTAGATGACACAAAAATTTGAAATTAAATATACTTCCTGGAATTGCAGAGGCTTGGGTACACCTAAAAAGATTAAGCAGGTTATGAACAAAATAAAAGATCTGGGCTCTAAAATAGTCTTCCTGCAGGAAACCCACACTCTTGAGGAGGAAAATATCAGAATTAGCAGGAGGTGGCAGGGATCGTTGTATGCATCATCATTTACATTAAGAGCCCAAGGAGTAATTACACTGATTCATAAATCGGTGCCTTTGCATGTTACAAATATTATAAAAGATAGATTTGGAAGATATTTGATTATTCAGGGATCAATTTTACATGAAAATTTCAATTTAGTGAATGTATATGGAACGAATATAGATGATGATCGATTCTTTACAAATTTATTTCTAACCATTTCTTCTCTctcaggtaaaactattattggTGGAGATTGGAACTGTGTTTTGAATCCAATCCTAGACCGATCTACTGGAACTGACCAGACTCATCATAAAAGCAGAGAAATCATCCAGAATTTTATGAAGGAATTACGGATGGTAGATATTTGGCGACATCAAAATCCTACCGATATTAATACTCTTGTCACTCTAAAACATTTAACACATACTCCCGCATAGATTACTTTCTGATTTCGGCAGATTTGTTGCCTAATATGGGAGATAGTTTCTATGATAGTATAACAATTTCAGACCATGCTTCATGTAACATAAAATATACTCAAAGATTTATTGATAGACCCTCCTAGGTGGTGTTTACATCAAAAATGGCTCAAAGATGAATCTTTCATAGGATATGTAGGGAATAAAATTGAtgaatatttttgtttaaacacaACACAGACCACAGCCAGTATCAAGTGGGATGCCTTTAAGGCTTGTATAAGGGGTTATATCATTTCCTATACCTCTTCAAAATCTAAAGAACAGCGTAAGAAAAGACAACAGttggaagaaaaaataaaatatttagagGAACAAATGTTTAGAGATAAAAATTCATATGTAGAAAAGGAGCTGTTGCTGTTAAAAGCACAATATAATAAAGCTACAGCGGACAGGGCAGCCTCTAACATACTTAGGTTAAATCAGTCTTTTTATGAACAGGGAGAAAAGCCTGGTAA is a window of Brienomyrus brachyistius isolate T26 chromosome 15, BBRACH_0.4, whole genome shotgun sequence DNA encoding:
- the LOC125709271 gene encoding uncharacterized protein LOC125709271, which translates into the protein MSGIGRGSRGKPKSTTQSKLTNFGAHGTEQPTSRDANATKDADAAITEANEGEVNNEAPILPSKDQQLLNMAKDEILGEIRNLKSEFTGRFDGVLKAIEETRKEVTECTERMAGVEVRLSNVEDEQVDLKAVVESLQTRNKHLENKVVDMENRSRLNNLRLVGLPENSEGFDVCGFLESWLPDALELNPMRHPLVLERAHRIGPKRDTNTSPRTVKLLLVEIGTVF